One part of the Deltaproteobacteria bacterium genome encodes these proteins:
- a CDS encoding radical SAM protein yields MRIKLIDPALKQSHMKHSRKEVQELWFPRLSLPIIAALTPPEHAVTITDETVEPLDINDRPDLVGIGAMSTYIPRAYEIADDYRKRGVPVVIGGIHASLMPEEALQHADAVVVGEAENLWGRVLADAEAGKMKGIYKSDRPAEMDRVPMPRLDLLRRDRYMTANSLQTTRGCPFSCDFCSVTEFFGNTYRFRPVGQVVAEVRRLKEDFNAKFIAFVDDNIVGNPKYAKELFRALIPLKIKWGSQGSLTMAKDDELLDLAAKSGCVSMFVGIESISEASLKAANKKINKVADYEKSIAKIHDHGIMINAGFIFGFDTDDEGVFERTVRFVQKNRLTLPTYHILTPLPGTHLFHRLKEEGRIFDFNWANYNSGNAVFTPRLMSPETLQEGYFWAFHETYTLSSIAQRVFHPQPRLFQRTALNLAYRRIVRRSPEGNLSPFSEIFNRIPEIIPSREKISTAIELSTRGARETTNRIVDFLKIQICKIGTEPIFQFDLQGVLDRVSARKLWKKSRMALNRGAEMVVINFQEVRAVTPNALKILLFRTRRIRKFHQKIRLINIDPNYVDAVRKITGFQVYARERR; encoded by the coding sequence ATGCGCATCAAACTGATCGATCCGGCATTGAAACAGTCTCACATGAAGCACAGCCGCAAGGAAGTGCAGGAGCTCTGGTTCCCGCGCCTGAGCCTGCCGATCATCGCCGCGCTGACACCGCCGGAACACGCGGTGACGATCACCGACGAAACGGTGGAGCCGCTCGACATCAACGACAGGCCCGACCTCGTCGGGATCGGCGCCATGAGTACCTATATCCCGAGGGCCTACGAGATCGCGGACGACTACCGGAAGCGGGGAGTCCCTGTGGTGATCGGCGGAATCCACGCCTCCCTCATGCCGGAGGAAGCGCTGCAGCACGCCGACGCCGTGGTCGTGGGAGAGGCGGAGAACCTCTGGGGGCGGGTCCTCGCCGATGCCGAGGCCGGCAAAATGAAAGGGATCTACAAATCAGACCGGCCGGCGGAGATGGACCGGGTCCCGATGCCGCGGCTCGACCTTTTGAGACGGGACCGCTACATGACAGCCAATTCCCTTCAGACCACCCGGGGCTGCCCGTTCTCCTGCGACTTCTGTTCCGTGACGGAATTCTTCGGAAACACCTACCGGTTCCGGCCGGTCGGGCAGGTCGTCGCCGAGGTACGCCGCCTGAAGGAGGATTTTAACGCGAAGTTCATCGCTTTCGTTGATGATAACATCGTGGGAAATCCGAAATACGCCAAAGAGCTCTTCCGGGCATTGATCCCCCTGAAGATCAAGTGGGGCAGCCAGGGATCTCTCACCATGGCAAAGGACGACGAGCTGCTTGACCTTGCGGCGAAGAGCGGATGCGTCTCGATGTTTGTCGGGATCGAATCGATCTCCGAGGCGAGCCTGAAGGCGGCGAACAAGAAGATCAACAAGGTCGCCGACTACGAGAAGTCCATCGCGAAAATCCATGATCACGGGATCATGATCAACGCCGGTTTCATTTTCGGTTTCGACACCGACGATGAGGGAGTCTTCGAACGGACGGTCCGTTTCGTACAGAAGAACCGGCTCACACTACCGACCTATCACATCCTCACTCCGCTGCCGGGCACCCACCTTTTCCACCGGCTGAAGGAGGAGGGGCGGATCTTCGATTTCAACTGGGCGAACTACAACTCGGGCAATGCCGTCTTCACCCCCCGGCTCATGAGTCCGGAGACCCTGCAAGAGGGGTATTTCTGGGCCTTTCATGAAACATACACCCTCTCATCGATCGCGCAGAGGGTCTTTCACCCGCAGCCGAGACTCTTTCAGCGGACGGCACTGAATCTCGCTTACCGGCGGATCGTCCGGCGGAGTCCGGAAGGTAACCTTTCCCCGTTTTCCGAGATCTTCAACCGGATTCCGGAGATCATCCCATCGAGGGAAAAGATCTCCACCGCGATTGAACTTTCCACCCGCGGTGCTCGGGAGACAACGAACCGGATCGTCGATTTTCTAAAAATACAAATTTGCAAGATCGGAACGGAGCCGATCTTCCAGTTCGACCTGCAGGGCGTCCTGGACCGGGTCTCCGCCCGCAAGCTATGGAAGAAGAGCCGGATGGCGCTCAACCGCGGGGCCGAGATGGTCGTGATCAATTTCCAGGAGGTCCGGGCGGTCACACCGAATGCCCTGAAAATTCTTCTCTTCAGGACGAGAAGAATCCGGAAGTTCCACCAGAAAATCCGCCTGATCAACATCGATCCGAACTATGTGGATGCCGTGCGAAAAATTACCGGTTTCCAGGTTTATGCCCGGGAGAGGCGGTAG
- a CDS encoding diguanylate cyclase, with protein sequence MSSELFSYPKHLPALLHSFQKIHSSLARSIVIESILKEGSILSGGAGTALALFREDRNESCEVFSRGLSETFTQSIPALTREKVRDVVSVDGCASFPDLPGSGKEEIESIYCFSLAAGEGERGILYFFRFQAGAFSKEEIGLLRFFAEEAGSALSNAEAFLEKERQIRQLNILNEATLSLSSEPSLDFLFQKLTDHAQFLLRSDASLLLLVEEDLQKIDRVYCAGDLAVESIDLSGGVGETLSGVLLAQHVLNLQSEDLAEKITDLPFPAEEFHHLLTVPIMHLEAFNGLLILLNGGKHGPFSPQDEDLILTYTFQTGLAIENARLQEYTRRLAITDGLTGLFNHREFQRRMEEEVRRCGRYGRCCSLLMLDIDHFKHFNDTYGHPVGDQVLSELAGILRKSTREMDAPARYGGEEFVVILPETEGEKAEIAAERIRKAIEGMKISPPGGGTVLRITVSIGVAAYPEDAETREELIGHSDQALYIAKRSGRNRVCRYEESMENVSVEEGS encoded by the coding sequence ATGTCTTCTGAACTGTTCTCATACCCGAAACATTTACCCGCACTCCTGCATTCCTTTCAGAAGATTCATTCTTCGCTGGCACGATCCATCGTGATCGAATCGATTCTGAAGGAAGGTTCCATTCTTTCCGGAGGTGCAGGGACGGCCCTGGCCCTTTTCCGGGAAGACCGAAACGAATCCTGCGAGGTTTTCTCGCGGGGATTGAGTGAGACCTTTACGCAAAGCATCCCGGCGCTGACCCGGGAGAAGGTACGGGACGTGGTGAGTGTCGATGGGTGCGCTTCCTTTCCCGATCTGCCCGGTTCCGGGAAAGAGGAGATCGAGTCGATCTACTGTTTCTCTCTTGCCGCAGGAGAGGGGGAAAGAGGGATTCTCTATTTTTTCCGTTTTCAAGCCGGGGCCTTTTCGAAAGAAGAGATCGGGTTGCTGCGTTTTTTCGCCGAGGAGGCCGGGTCCGCCCTGAGCAATGCCGAGGCCTTCCTCGAAAAAGAACGGCAGATCCGGCAATTGAATATCTTAAACGAAGCGACCCTCTCCCTTTCGTCGGAGCCTTCCCTTGATTTTCTTTTTCAGAAGCTGACCGATCACGCCCAGTTTCTCCTGCGGAGTGATGCGTCCCTGCTGCTTCTGGTGGAAGAGGACCTGCAGAAGATCGATCGGGTCTATTGCGCGGGCGATCTGGCTGTGGAATCCATCGATCTTTCGGGGGGCGTGGGGGAAACGCTGTCGGGTGTGCTTCTTGCACAGCATGTGCTGAACCTGCAATCAGAGGACCTTGCAGAGAAGATCACGGATCTTCCTTTTCCTGCGGAGGAATTCCACCACCTTCTGACGGTGCCGATCATGCACCTGGAAGCGTTCAATGGCCTGCTGATCCTGCTCAACGGGGGAAAGCACGGTCCCTTTTCTCCCCAGGACGAGGACCTGATTTTAACCTATACCTTCCAGACGGGGTTGGCTATTGAGAACGCCCGTCTGCAGGAATATACCCGGCGGCTGGCGATTACCGATGGCCTGACGGGACTCTTCAATCACCGGGAGTTTCAGCGGCGTATGGAGGAAGAGGTCCGGCGATGCGGCCGTTACGGGCGCTGCTGCAGTCTCCTGATGCTCGATATCGATCATTTCAAGCATTTCAATGACACCTACGGCCATCCCGTGGGGGATCAGGTTTTAAGCGAACTTGCCGGGATCCTTCGGAAAAGTACCCGGGAAATGGATGCTCCCGCCCGTTACGGCGGTGAGGAGTTCGTGGTGATCCTTCCCGAAACGGAGGGAGAAAAGGCGGAGATTGCTGCGGAGCGGATTCGCAAGGCCATTGAAGGGATGAAGATTTCTCCCCCTGGGGGAGGAACGGTTTTACGGATCACCGTCAGTATCGGTGTCGCCGCCTATCCCGAGGATGCCGAGACTCGTGAGGAGTTGATCGGCCACAGTGACCAGGCCCTTTATATCGCAAAACGATCCGGGCGAAACCGGGTCTGCCGTTATGAGGAGAGCATGGAGAATGTGTCCGTGGAGGAGGGTTCCTGA
- a CDS encoding beta-ketoacyl-[acyl-carrier-protein] synthase family protein has protein sequence MQINKRIAITGMGAVTPLGSNLDATWEGLLAGRSGIGPVTRFDAEGLPCRIAGEVPPLNLLPGMSSKLLRGLDSFALFALAACEEAVLQSGLEVSVRERERTGVVIGSSRGGIGTLESNFQNYGERGYHSLSPRLTVSSLINQAPSAIAQRYQLTGPALAVSTACSSGAHAVVEAARMIKTDEVDVVLTGGAEAPVTRIILGGFARARALSRRNEDPENACRPFDRHREGFVIAEGAGILVLERWGHAEARGAAILGELVGCGTATDPHHMTAPDPTGEGMVRAMRAALRAAGIGPDEVDLVNAHGTGTALNDRVEAKALRRVFGPGIERLPVCAVKSMTGHMLGASGAVELIVSLLSARIGQVPPIRNLDDPDPDCRLNFVRGRPLRGRFSTVVSNSFAFGGANVVLLVRCSGKS, from the coding sequence ATGCAAATAAACAAGCGAATCGCCATTACCGGGATGGGGGCGGTGACCCCCTTGGGGAGCAATCTTGATGCAACCTGGGAGGGGCTCCTCGCAGGGCGGTCAGGAATCGGCCCCGTGACCCGCTTTGACGCGGAGGGATTGCCCTGCCGGATTGCCGGGGAGGTTCCTCCTTTGAATCTCCTGCCCGGAATGTCCTCAAAGCTGTTGCGGGGGTTGGATTCCTTCGCTCTTTTTGCCCTTGCCGCCTGTGAAGAGGCGGTGTTGCAGTCCGGTCTGGAAGTCTCCGTCCGGGAACGGGAACGGACGGGTGTGGTGATCGGATCGAGCCGAGGCGGGATCGGAACCCTCGAAAGCAATTTTCAAAACTATGGAGAGAGAGGCTATCACTCCCTTTCACCCCGGCTTACCGTCTCCTCCCTGATCAACCAGGCCCCCTCGGCCATTGCGCAGAGATATCAACTTACGGGACCGGCCCTGGCCGTTTCGACGGCCTGTTCCTCCGGTGCCCATGCCGTGGTCGAGGCGGCCCGCATGATTAAAACGGATGAGGTCGATGTTGTCCTTACCGGGGGTGCCGAGGCGCCGGTGACCCGCATCATCCTCGGCGGTTTCGCCCGGGCCCGGGCCCTCTCCCGCCGGAATGAAGATCCCGAAAACGCCTGCCGTCCCTTCGATCGGCATCGGGAGGGATTCGTCATTGCCGAAGGGGCGGGGATTCTTGTCCTGGAACGGTGGGGCCATGCCGAGGCGCGCGGGGCGGCAATCCTCGGAGAACTCGTCGGCTGCGGAACCGCAACCGATCCGCATCACATGACCGCACCCGATCCGACGGGGGAGGGGATGGTTCGGGCGATGCGGGCCGCTCTGCGTGCGGCGGGGATCGGCCCCGATGAAGTGGATCTCGTGAATGCCCACGGCACGGGAACGGCCTTAAACGACCGGGTTGAGGCAAAGGCACTGAGACGGGTCTTCGGTCCCGGGATAGAGCGTCTGCCGGTTTGTGCTGTAAAGTCGATGACGGGGCACATGCTCGGGGCTTCCGGCGCGGTGGAACTGATTGTCTCCCTCCTCTCGGCACGGATCGGGCAGGTTCCTCCGATCCGGAACCTGGACGATCCTGATCCGGATTGCCGCCTGAACTTTGTCCGGGGAAGGCCCTTGCGCGGAAGGTTTTCAACGGTTGTTTCCAATTCCTTTGCTTTCGGTGGCGCCAATGTTGTTCTCCTTGTACGGTGTTCCGGCAAGTCCTGA
- the hypE gene encoding hydrogenase expression/formation protein HypE, with the protein MKKILLAHGGGGEETRGLINGIFRKELSNPILNGMEDAALLSFDYAKIAFTTDSFIVDPPFFPGGNIGNLAVAGTVNDLSVMGARPRYLSAGFILGEGFRLSDLKKIVTAMAEEAEVAGVKVVTGDTKVMPGADFSGIAINTAGLGEVVREGLSASNLCPGDTLILSGTVGDHGACILAAREGIDFQLSIESDCASLWPMLKGILSSHPDLHALRDPTRGGLAGVLTEWAEASSATIEIDEEKIPIQDAVRGTCELLGMDPLHFACEGRAVIAAAGNGDAILAKLRDHPLGRKAVIIGRVVSKDRPRVILKTSWNTRRILDPPSGELLPRIC; encoded by the coding sequence ATGAAAAAAATTCTGCTGGCCCACGGAGGCGGTGGAGAAGAAACACGGGGACTGATCAACGGCATCTTCCGGAAAGAGTTGTCCAATCCCATTCTGAACGGGATGGAGGACGCAGCTCTTCTTTCTTTTGATTACGCGAAGATCGCCTTTACGACCGACTCCTTCATTGTCGATCCCCCCTTTTTTCCCGGCGGGAACATCGGCAACCTCGCTGTCGCAGGAACCGTGAACGATCTTTCCGTCATGGGCGCCAGGCCCCGATATCTCTCAGCGGGATTTATTCTGGGGGAAGGGTTCAGGCTTTCCGATTTAAAGAAGATCGTCACCGCCATGGCGGAAGAGGCCGAGGTGGCCGGCGTCAAGGTTGTGACCGGCGACACGAAGGTGATGCCGGGCGCTGATTTCTCCGGTATTGCCATCAACACCGCCGGTCTTGGAGAAGTCGTCCGGGAGGGGCTCTCGGCCTCCAATCTTTGCCCCGGAGATACCCTCATCCTTTCGGGAACGGTGGGCGATCACGGTGCCTGCATCCTCGCCGCACGGGAGGGAATCGATTTTCAGCTCTCCATTGAAAGCGACTGTGCTTCCCTCTGGCCGATGCTGAAAGGGATCCTTTCATCGCATCCCGATCTGCACGCCCTGCGCGATCCGACACGGGGCGGCTTGGCCGGCGTGCTGACCGAATGGGCCGAGGCATCCTCGGCTACGATCGAGATCGACGAAGAGAAGATCCCCATCCAGGACGCCGTCCGGGGAACCTGCGAACTTCTCGGCATGGATCCCCTCCACTTCGCCTGTGAAGGGAGGGCCGTGATTGCCGCGGCAGGGAACGGGGATGCGATCCTTGCAAAGCTGAGGGACCACCCGCTGGGCCGTAAGGCAGTGATCATCGGCCGGGTCGTTTCAAAGGACCGGCCCCGGGTAATTCTGAAAACTTCCTGGAACACGCGGCGGATTCTGGATCCCCCTTCGGGCGAACTCCTCCCCCGCATCTGCTGA
- the hypA gene encoding hydrogenase maturation nickel metallochaperone HypA, which produces MHELSVVQSLLETIESYAAEQKATTVTKVIVRNGPLSGVVPDLLRTTFDTFKEKTIAEDAELVIGENPLLIQCHDCKQEVRSMIQKFACPICGSRNVDARGGDDLILERLEMDVADDPD; this is translated from the coding sequence ATGCACGAATTATCCGTTGTACAGAGCCTGCTGGAGACCATCGAAAGTTATGCCGCAGAACAGAAAGCCACAACCGTGACGAAGGTCATCGTCCGGAACGGCCCCCTCTCGGGCGTCGTTCCCGATCTTCTCCGTACAACCTTCGACACCTTCAAGGAGAAGACCATCGCCGAAGATGCGGAACTGGTGATTGGAGAAAATCCCCTGCTCATCCAATGCCATGACTGCAAGCAGGAAGTACGGAGCATGATCCAGAAATTCGCCTGCCCCATTTGCGGTTCCCGGAACGTCGATGCCCGGGGGGGAGACGACCTGATCCTCGAACGGCTGGAGATGGATGTTGCCGATGATCCGGATTGA
- the hypF gene encoding carbamoyltransferase HypF — protein MRIELRLRGAVQGVGFRPFIYRTARRLGLCGYVVNEPSGVTIEAEGTREKIDRFLKIIESDSPPLAKILHRTTAFIPPAGYNDFEIRRSEEGGDRKAVLIPDLSTCRVCTEELLDPGNRRYRYPFINCTDCGPRFSIIEGLPYDRSRTTMKRFTLCPDCRREYEDPGNRRFHAEPNACPVCGPRVRLIDPAGKEIADGGKAIDRLLAEIRRGRIAAIKGVGGFHLVCNTTCEASVFLLRKRKGRSNKPFAVMFKDLDQVRRYADPTEEEETLLSSPERPVVLIRKREGQLTAVSPGLATVGAFLPYSPLHTVLLSALPFPIVATSGNFSEEPIVKGNEEAERRLSPLADFLLLHNRPIRRRCDDSVTRIIGKKPRLLRRARGFTATPMILPAKRKEKILAVGGQLKNTFALAFDDQVIVSPHIGDLETPEGMDHFESALSDLCRIYDFTPDRIVHDLHPGYATTRWARGRADIETTPIQHHYAHILSCMAEHGLTDTVTGIAWDGTGYGPDGTVWGGEVLRCTPTEYERLFHFRPFPLLGGDKAVFEPRRVALALLMEIYGERAFAMDLPPIRAFRQAELHFLEKAWEKRINAPLTSSVGRLFDGVASLLGIVQILNYEAEGAMKIEDRVLPGIDGHYRYNFEEGIIDWRPLIEELIHDREQEKVPARFVNTLARIIIDCAHRAGRKRICLSGGVFQNRPLTERAERLLRKDGFSVFTQSRIPCNDGGLSLGQAYWRTP, from the coding sequence ATCCGGATTGAACTCCGCCTCCGGGGCGCCGTCCAGGGGGTCGGTTTCCGCCCTTTCATCTACCGGACCGCCCGGCGTCTCGGACTCTGCGGTTATGTGGTCAACGAACCTTCGGGGGTAACAATCGAGGCGGAGGGAACCCGGGAGAAGATCGACCGGTTTTTGAAGATCATCGAAAGCGATTCCCCACCCCTTGCGAAAATTCTCCACCGGACCACCGCCTTTATCCCCCCGGCAGGATACAACGACTTTGAAATCCGTCGAAGCGAAGAGGGAGGCGACCGGAAGGCCGTCCTGATTCCCGATCTCTCCACCTGCAGGGTCTGTACGGAGGAACTCCTCGATCCCGGGAACCGTCGATACCGCTATCCTTTTATCAACTGCACCGACTGCGGCCCCCGCTTCTCTATTATCGAAGGACTTCCCTACGACCGTTCCCGGACGACGATGAAGAGATTCACCCTCTGCCCCGACTGCCGGAGAGAATATGAAGATCCCGGCAACCGCCGGTTTCATGCCGAACCGAACGCCTGCCCGGTCTGCGGCCCTCGGGTCCGGCTGATTGACCCTGCCGGGAAGGAGATCGCCGACGGAGGCAAGGCGATCGACCGGCTGCTCGCAGAGATCCGGCGGGGGAGGATCGCAGCGATTAAGGGAGTCGGCGGATTTCATCTCGTCTGTAACACCACATGCGAGGCATCGGTATTCCTCCTGCGAAAGCGGAAAGGACGGTCGAACAAACCCTTCGCCGTCATGTTCAAGGATCTCGACCAGGTCCGCCGCTATGCCGATCCGACGGAGGAAGAAGAGACCCTCCTCTCCTCCCCGGAGCGGCCCGTCGTCCTGATCCGCAAGAGAGAAGGTCAACTCACGGCCGTCTCACCGGGTCTTGCAACCGTCGGAGCCTTTCTTCCCTACTCCCCCCTCCATACCGTTCTCCTTTCCGCCCTTCCCTTCCCCATCGTCGCCACTTCGGGAAACTTCTCGGAAGAGCCGATCGTCAAGGGGAACGAAGAGGCAGAAAGACGTCTTTCCCCCCTGGCCGATTTTCTCCTTCTTCATAACCGGCCGATCCGCCGCCGCTGCGACGACTCCGTCACCAGAATCATCGGGAAGAAACCACGACTGTTGCGGCGGGCAAGGGGATTCACGGCAACACCGATGATCCTGCCCGCAAAGAGAAAAGAGAAGATTCTTGCCGTGGGCGGTCAGTTGAAGAACACCTTCGCCCTCGCCTTCGACGACCAAGTGATCGTGAGCCCCCACATCGGAGACCTGGAGACACCCGAGGGGATGGACCACTTCGAGTCTGCACTTTCGGATCTCTGCAGGATCTACGACTTCACGCCGGACCGGATCGTCCACGACCTTCATCCCGGCTACGCAACCACCCGCTGGGCAAGAGGGCGGGCCGACATCGAAACAACCCCGATCCAGCATCACTACGCCCATATCCTCTCCTGCATGGCGGAACATGGTCTGACGGATACGGTCACGGGGATCGCATGGGACGGCACCGGTTATGGACCCGACGGGACGGTCTGGGGCGGAGAGGTCCTCCGCTGTACCCCCACGGAATATGAACGGCTCTTCCACTTCCGTCCCTTCCCCCTTTTGGGAGGGGACAAGGCCGTCTTCGAGCCCCGCCGCGTCGCGCTGGCCCTGCTGATGGAGATCTACGGGGAGCGGGCCTTCGCCATGGACCTTCCCCCCATCCGGGCCTTCCGGCAGGCGGAACTCCACTTCCTCGAAAAAGCGTGGGAGAAAAGGATCAACGCCCCCCTGACCTCCTCGGTGGGGCGGCTCTTCGACGGCGTAGCCTCTCTTCTCGGCATCGTTCAGATCCTCAATTACGAAGCCGAAGGAGCGATGAAGATCGAGGATCGGGTCCTTCCCGGCATAGATGGCCATTACCGCTATAACTTTGAGGAAGGGATAATCGACTGGCGGCCCCTGATCGAAGAGCTGATCCACGACCGGGAGCAGGAGAAGGTTCCCGCCCGTTTCGTGAATACCCTGGCCCGAATCATCATCGATTGCGCCCACCGGGCCGGCCGGAAAAGAATTTGCCTCTCGGGCGGCGTATTTCAGAACCGGCCTCTCACCGAACGGGCGGAGAGACTGTTGCGGAAGGACGGCTTTTCGGTTTTCACACAGAGCCGTATCCCCTGCAACGACGGCGGGCTCTCCCTGGGCCAGGCCTACTGGAGAACGCCATAG
- a CDS encoding OsmC family protein, which yields MTEKNHLGEIVAKRIEHLRARPKVAIYKPKISSRHVRNLYTESEVRGHIVKSDYPEPAGGENLAPNPIELLLSAMASCIEAAFYEFAEYEGLTIHSITVDIKGELDLRGLFMVDETVDAGFRELAYTFRIETPDPAEKVKNLAEKVVDHCPVVDSLRRPINIHGEIEIRKPE from the coding sequence ATGACGGAGAAGAATCACCTCGGAGAAATTGTCGCCAAACGGATCGAACACCTGCGTGCACGCCCGAAGGTTGCCATTTATAAGCCGAAGATCTCATCGAGACATGTCCGCAATCTCTACACCGAGTCGGAGGTACGCGGGCACATCGTCAAATCGGACTACCCGGAACCGGCCGGGGGGGAGAACCTCGCCCCGAATCCGATCGAACTCCTCCTGTCGGCCATGGCCTCCTGTATCGAGGCCGCTTTCTACGAATTCGCCGAATACGAAGGACTGACGATCCACTCCATCACGGTGGACATCAAAGGGGAACTCGATCTGCGGGGACTCTTTATGGTGGATGAGACCGTCGATGCCGGATTCCGGGAGCTGGCCTACACCTTCCGGATCGAGACCCCCGACCCCGCCGAAAAGGTGAAAAACCTGGCGGAAAAAGTCGTCGACCATTGCCCCGTTGTCGATAGTCTGCGGAGGCCCATCAACATCCACGGTGAAATCGAGATCCGGAAGCCGGAATAA
- a CDS encoding hydrogenase small subunit — protein sequence MDGSHRHEVGSPEETIYESLVRKGYSRRDFLRFCTAVTAALALPAPFVSRVAEALETKKKPILVWLEFQDCAGNSEALLRATKPTVGELILDILSIEYHETIMAAAGHQAEKSLADVVANHKGNYIAAVEGSIPMKDGGVYCCIGGRSAKDIVTEVCGNAMATIAMGTCACFGGLPAAAPNPTSAVGVSAALPNIPVVNLSGCPVNVENITATIVYFLTFGTLPPLDKFGRPLFAYGKRIHDNCERRAHFDAGQYVREWGDEGHRKGWCLYEMGCKGPETFHNCPRIKYNDGTSWPVGSGHGCIGCSEPAFWDGMTPFYERLPQPPGFGVEATADKVGLGITAVTGAAVAAHGIGRMITGKNTRKD from the coding sequence ATGGATGGGTCACACAGACATGAGGTTGGTTCCCCGGAAGAAACGATTTATGAGTCCTTGGTCCGAAAGGGGTATTCCCGAAGAGACTTTCTGAGGTTCTGCACCGCCGTCACCGCCGCCCTCGCCCTTCCCGCCCCTTTCGTCTCCAGGGTCGCCGAAGCACTTGAAACCAAGAAGAAACCGATCCTCGTCTGGCTGGAATTTCAGGACTGCGCCGGAAACTCCGAGGCACTTCTCCGGGCGACGAAACCGACGGTCGGAGAACTCATCCTCGATATCCTCTCGATTGAATACCATGAAACAATCATGGCGGCGGCAGGACACCAGGCGGAAAAATCTCTGGCCGACGTCGTGGCGAACCATAAGGGGAACTACATCGCCGCCGTGGAAGGATCGATCCCGATGAAGGACGGCGGTGTCTACTGCTGTATCGGGGGCCGGTCGGCAAAGGATATCGTAACCGAGGTCTGCGGCAATGCCATGGCAACCATTGCCATGGGGACCTGCGCCTGCTTCGGCGGTCTCCCCGCCGCGGCACCGAACCCGACCTCCGCCGTCGGCGTCTCCGCAGCCCTCCCCAACATTCCTGTCGTAAATCTCTCGGGCTGCCCCGTCAACGTGGAAAACATCACCGCAACGATTGTTTATTTCCTGACCTTTGGTACGCTCCCCCCCCTCGACAAGTTCGGCCGTCCCCTCTTCGCCTACGGAAAACGAATTCACGACAACTGCGAACGCCGGGCGCATTTCGACGCCGGACAGTATGTCCGGGAATGGGGCGACGAGGGACACCGGAAGGGGTGGTGTCTCTATGAAATGGGGTGCAAGGGGCCGGAGACCTTCCATAATTGTCCTCGCATCAAATACAATGACGGGACGAGTTGGCCCGTCGGATCGGGACACGGCTGTATCGGCTGTTCCGAACCGGCCTTCTGGGACGGGATGACGCCCTTCTACGAACGTCTCCCGCAACCACCCGGCTTCGGTGTAGAAGCGACGGCCGACAAGGTCGGGCTCGGCATCACCGCCGTAACGGGCGCAGCCGTGGCGGCCCATGGGATTGGGAGGATGATTACAGGCAAGAACACCCGGAAAGACTGA